A window of the Pseudomonas furukawaii genome harbors these coding sequences:
- a CDS encoding TIGR03751 family conjugal transfer lipoprotein, which produces MLRTWIDATAVLLAAVLLGGCATSKEKLLLHGDSSMLDIWQQETGGSAGGGQTARQLLDARQGLRRPLTVADVQAAPGVQARYTRTAQNEIYRQFQRLPNPDLVMYVFPHLAGTDPVPVPGYSTVFPLYQRVQYAMPGERVEDY; this is translated from the coding sequence ATGCTTCGGACCTGGATTGACGCGACTGCCGTGCTGCTGGCGGCCGTCTTGCTCGGCGGCTGCGCCACCAGCAAGGAGAAGCTGCTGCTACACGGCGACAGCAGCATGCTCGACATCTGGCAGCAGGAGACCGGCGGCAGCGCGGGCGGCGGCCAGACCGCACGGCAACTGCTCGACGCGCGCCAGGGCCTGCGCCGGCCGCTGACCGTGGCCGACGTGCAGGCGGCACCCGGCGTGCAGGCGCGCTACACCCGTACCGCGCAGAACGAGATCTACCGCCAGTTCCAGCGCCTGCCGAACCCCGACCTGGTGATGTACGTGTTCCCACACCTGGCGGGCACCGACCCGGTGCCGGTGCCCGGCTACAGCACGGTGTTCCCGCTCTACCAGCGCGTGCAGTACGCGATGCCGGGCGAGCGGGTGGAGGACTACTGA
- a CDS encoding TIGR03752 family integrating conjugative element protein — MKSNPLLKWLLIPMALLLVFVGIKLFSGAPGGQPAPKGAAGTLTPEEMKALGIAGDTPRDTVATLVAQVKQLRTELQSALGDNRQHKAENERLRARESAIDQRIQSALEGERNRLEQERTQVASDRQQTQGLLQDLQRQLDGLAGKGGPSDLPVGLGLEEGDGQRFERGTSGMRWVEPDDAKVDATKGSKEPSFPQSFGPAQKSLSAAVESVADVGSSAVGASTQAVYTVPSNATLMGSIAMTALIGRVPIDGTVNDPYPFKVLIGPDNLTANGIDIPDVAGAVVSGTASGDWTLSCVRGQIRSVTFVFQDGTIRTVPEDGNRDQRSGQASANSTTSATQGGLGWISDPYGIPCVSGERRSNAQQYLGSQALITAAGAGAASLIKSDNGSVAVVANNNGSLGTVGISGNEAMGRILAGGVRDMADWVNKLYGQAFAAVYVQPGARVAVHLEQPLDIDYDAQGRRVNHRIGEAHASDLD; from the coding sequence CTGCTGATCCCGATGGCGCTGCTGCTGGTGTTCGTCGGCATCAAGCTGTTCTCCGGCGCCCCCGGCGGCCAGCCCGCGCCCAAGGGCGCGGCCGGTACGCTCACGCCCGAGGAGATGAAGGCCCTGGGCATCGCCGGCGACACGCCGCGCGATACCGTCGCCACGCTGGTGGCCCAGGTCAAGCAGTTGCGCACCGAGCTACAGAGCGCGCTCGGCGACAACAGGCAGCACAAGGCCGAGAACGAGCGCCTGCGGGCGCGGGAAAGCGCGATCGACCAGCGCATCCAGAGCGCGCTGGAAGGCGAGCGCAACCGCCTGGAGCAGGAGCGCACCCAGGTGGCCAGCGACAGGCAGCAGACCCAGGGTCTGCTGCAGGACTTGCAGCGGCAACTGGACGGCCTTGCCGGCAAGGGTGGCCCGTCCGACCTGCCCGTCGGGCTGGGGCTGGAAGAGGGTGACGGCCAGCGCTTCGAGCGCGGCACCAGCGGCATGCGGTGGGTCGAGCCCGACGACGCCAAGGTCGACGCCACGAAAGGCAGCAAGGAGCCGAGCTTTCCCCAGAGCTTCGGGCCGGCCCAGAAAAGCCTGTCGGCCGCAGTGGAATCCGTCGCCGACGTTGGCAGCAGCGCGGTGGGCGCATCCACGCAGGCTGTCTACACCGTGCCGTCGAACGCGACGCTCATGGGGTCGATTGCCATGACGGCGCTGATCGGGCGCGTGCCGATCGACGGAACCGTCAACGACCCGTACCCCTTCAAGGTGCTGATCGGCCCGGACAACCTCACGGCCAACGGCATCGACATCCCCGACGTGGCCGGCGCCGTGGTCAGCGGCACGGCCTCGGGCGACTGGACGCTGTCGTGCGTGCGCGGGCAAATCCGCTCGGTCACGTTCGTGTTCCAGGACGGCACCATCCGCACGGTGCCCGAGGACGGCAACCGGGACCAGCGCAGCGGGCAAGCCAGCGCCAACAGCACGACGAGTGCCACGCAAGGCGGCCTCGGCTGGATCAGCGATCCCTACGGCATTCCCTGCGTCAGCGGCGAGCGGCGCAGCAACGCGCAGCAGTACCTCGGCAGCCAGGCGCTGATCACCGCGGCCGGCGCGGGCGCGGCCTCGCTCATCAAGTCCGACAACGGCAGCGTGGCCGTGGTCGCCAACAACAACGGCTCGCTGGGCACCGTCGGCATCAGCGGCAACGAAGCGATGGGCCGCATCCTGGCCGGCGGTGTGCGCGACATGGCCGATTGGGTCAACAAGTTGTATGGCCAGGCCTTCGCGGCCGTCTACGTGCAGCCCGGCGCCAGGGTGGCCGTGCATCTGGAGCAGCCGCTCGACATCGACTACGACGCCCAGGGGCGTCGGGTGAACCACCGCATCGGAGAAGCCCATGCTTCGGACCTGGATTGA